In one Plasmodium falciparum 3D7 genome assembly, chromosome: 14 genomic region, the following are encoded:
- a CDS encoding sortilin, with protein MKKKLEKQKKLLEYEKGYYSNKVKMRNMLFFKSIGNKNHLFLVFLLFLFFSFSCINFTQCQITKKKVSVSEINFDSAVDDVQWCGNNHMTVLVKTVKGRLYRSSDGGKIWTNITGNLSDKENNKSDPSSNHMNEMTTVDLIMVNSVNKNIVLIIGNQKNHYISEDSGETFRLLNYQNKINFWQFHSTKTHWALVSSWTEACYSNDDNSGECMQTLSLTKDLGRTFQLIDIYVVQFNWGDKESHLEDTIYYTRHKNRNGHQQRFSGWSKDVDFVATHNFGKSVDVLVKQGNKFLISNGYIFVAKLNDVIKQTVNMMVSTDGGKTFNKANLPENIHEKSYTVLDTSEGSIMLHVNHGTSSEKINTGNVYISDASGLNYTLSLPNNIRTSSGECEFDRVLSLDGVYIANFLDVNNEIKDEDLRFQNFKSAIEEDIAPFETNTEKRKKQYNKGKNEDAVRTVISFNKGGEWSYLKAPKVDSRGNKYECGDNCYLHLHGITNYHQYAPFYSIENAVGIIMGTGNVGSHLRYESDEVNTFLSRDGGVTWIEAHKGPYIYEYGDYGGLIVMADDLRKTNQIVFSWNEGQSWFDFELGQFSIDVDNIVAEPNSASVEFLVYGTRNDVGVLYHLDFNALGQPLCKGLWAADSVSSDYETWSPTSGNFNDKCILGRKITYTRRKQTSECFNGKDLKRTVDKKPCECTPEDYECETGFTRKIGSYECKPNDPTLTIEGCTSSSYFYANAYRKVPGDICVNGWVPEKVPVPCPSYAPFNKTAKSILFIIFIMGIVMLIITYICRNPKFKNLFYNYGFDTFENVKYSVIKTKRGNVNNNVFEPEMEFIDAEQDDNEEDVPTLLPYSSDRNRSTNKDFTLARNRTNQNNNITSRNISPSKNYADNIELL; from the exons atgaaaaaaaagctTGAAAAGCAAAAGAAGTTGTTAGAATATGAAAAAGGatattattcaaataaagtaaaaatgcgaaatatgttatttttcaAAAGTATAGGAAATAagaatcatttatttttggtttttctattattcttgtttttttctttttcatgtATAAATTTTACACAATGtcaaataacaaaaaagaaagtaTCAGTAAGTGAAATAAATTTCGATAGTGCAGTGGATGATGTTCAATGGTGTGGAAATAATCATATGACAGTTTTAGTAAAAACTGTAAAGGGAAGATTATATAGGAGTTCAGATGGAGGAAAAATATGGACTAATATAACTGGGAATTTATcggataaagaaaataataaaagtgatCCATCATCAAATCATATGAATGAAATGACTACTGTAGATCTTATAATGGTAAATTCAGTAAACAAGAATATAGTGTTAATTATAGGAAATCAAAAGAATCATTATATATCAGAAGATTCTGGAGAAACATTTagattattaaattatcagAATAAAATCAATTTTTGGCAGTTTCATAGTACTAAAACGCATTGGGCCTTAGTTTCGTCCTGGACAGAAGCTTGCTATtctaatgatgataatagtGGTGAATGTATGCAGACCTTATCCTTAACAAAAGATTTAGGGAGAACATTTCAATtaattgatatatatgttgtacAATTTAATTGGGGAGATAAAGAATCACATTTAGAAGACACCATCTATTATACTCGccataaaaatagaaatggTCATCAACAAAGATTTAGTGGATGGTCTAAAGATGTTGATTTTGTGGCTACTCATAATTTTGGAAAATCTGTAGATGTATTAGTAAAACAaggaaataaatttttaatctctaatggatatatttttgttgCAAAATTAAATGATGTTATAAAACAAACTGTTAATATGATGGTTTCAACTGATGGAGGCAAAACTTTTAATAAAGCAAATTTACCAGAAAATATTCATGAGAAATCATATACTGTTTTAGATACATCAGAAGGTTCTATAATGCTACATGTAAATCATGGAACATCTtcagaaaaaattaatacaggtaatgtatatatatcagATGCTTCAGGTTTAAATTATACATTATCATTACCTAATAATATAAGAACCTCTTCTGGGGAATGTGAATTTGACAGAGTATTAAGTTTAGATGGAGTATATATTGCCAACTTTTTAGAtgttaataatgaaataaaagatGAAGATTTGAGATTCCAAAATTTCAAATCAGCTATTGAAGAAGATATTGCTCCATTTGAGACAAATacagaaaaaagaaaaaaacaatataacaaaggaaaaaatgaagatgcTGTTAGAACTGTTATTTCGTTTAATAAAGGTGGAGAATGGTCTTATTTAAAAGCTCCTAAAGTTGATAGTAGAGGAAACAAATATGAGTGTGGTGATAATTGTTATTTGCATTTACATGGAATTACAAATTATCATCAATATGCACCTTTCTATTCTATTGAAAATGCTGTAGGAATTATAATGGGAACGGGTAATGTAGGTAGCCATTTAAGATATGAAAGTGATGAAgtaaatacatttttatcaaGAGATGGTGGTGTAACATGGATTGAAGCTCATAAAGGaccatatatttatgaatatgGTGATTATGGTGGTTTAATTGTTATGGCTGATGATTTACGTAAAACAAACCAAATTGTATTTAGTTGGAATGAAGGACAAAGTTGGTTTGATTTTGAATTAGGACAATTTTCTATTGATGTTGATAATATTGTAGCAGAACCTAATTCTGCTTCTGTAGAATTTCTTGTGTATGGTACCAGAAATGATGTAGGTGTTTTATATCATCTAGATTTTAATGCTCTTGGTCAACCGTTATGTAAAGGTTTATGGGCAGCAGATTCCGTCTCCTCAGATTATGAAACATGGTCACCTACCAGTGGAAATTTCAATGATAAGTGTATATTAGGTAGAAAAATTACTTACACCAGAAGAAAACAAACATCAGAATGTTTTAATGGAAAAGACTTAAAAAGAACAGTTGATAAAAAACCATGTGAATGTACACCAGAAGATTATGAATGTGAAACGGGATTTACTAGAAAAATCGGAAGTTATGAATGTAAGCCAAATGATCCAACATTAACCATTGAAGGATGTACAAGCAGTTCTTACTTTTATGCAAATGCATATAGAAAAGTTCCTGGTGATATATGTGTCAATGGGTGGGTTCCTGAAAAAGTTCCAGTCCCCTGTCCTTCCTATGCACcatttaataaaa cTGCTAAgtcaatattatttataatatttatcatgGGTATAGTCATGCTTATAATTACTTATATATGCAGAAATCCTAAGTTTAAAaacttattttataattatg gtTTTGATACATTTGAAAATGTCAAATATTCAGTTATTAAAACCAAAAGAGGAAATGTCAACAATAATGTATTTGAACCAGAAATGGAATTCATAGATGCAGAACAA gATGATAATGAGGAAGATGTCCCTACACTTTTACCATATTCAAGTGATAGAAATAGGTCAACAAATAAAGATTTTACATTAGCTAGAAATAGAACAAaccaaaataataacattacCTCAAGGAATATATCACCTTCAAAAAATTATGCTGATAATattgaattattataa
- a CDS encoding ribosome biogenesis protein TSR1, putative encodes MKHKSHLKQKNKQFKKIKNQKKKKKSIKNIQKKKNKNDINEKYSNILQRKVQSYYSKSDQLKNEREEKAKHIPFYNCLNICLLVFHEDVDILSFKKEFIKYLCEENDEHIDIDNIKLYDIYTVHSNDKKKKKRKSFVVYDIPRDIYGIIDGTKCADVVLCLFKDGSIENSCFDELGYKLLSVLKIQGVPSIIGIGYNTNMSNKGSHKFVMRYFNSEFTMDDKIFFISENKNSDFQKLYNEITNMKIKNVSYREGRGYMMADSCAYNSENDCIYIKGFIKGVGFNYHNPIHITDVGDYYIDNIYLIDILKEKRFFDEQNLRYSFLLNPNNQQTSENEFILNFLSNNKKLPNDHTKYNYYDIKHKPIKSIFNEEDDMKCIRPYVVEDNNNIYMNNLMTLKNKDIPEFTASNFFSYDNYNINENNNSITKTMNDSTTTTNNSNNNNNNNGDNINESYTVYKYNMKNIMQDYTNDPHGNNQQYNEENTNPNISNINNMWTYISNEKHEANDDFICSYDKYGGMNDDNSSNNNNNNNNMFNNNNNNIINNFNISNETQNKKFSTNHLEYGNNDLYKNYDEDEENNDDISDDITDNITVNETDNKSEDYNDDSCIEKDSNNSDNIYICKNISARERFKKYRSLQSFRTSYVDVYEDLPLEYSRIYDYESSENLIKYSRKKFVQNCKIVNGEFTLTDTYCIFVIKNDGKLLNKLNNKRNDIPVIVSSLLPFERKVTVLNMEVNRTIFYSDKVESKDIFEIICGFRHFIGCPVFSEQIIKGPQSKGKYEKHLKHGKKYVASIFGFTTVTAAPVFFIKKKMYQQMEQLQNYANGNNNNNNNNNNNNSNNYCNNSLNSLDFQQTLGYSLDTSNDINNSLTSGRTEYIYDCITNEHNNFSNPQANVASVIVAHGKVVSCDCKRIIMKRISLCGKIFKIHKKKAVIRNMFYNPKDINYFKPVELHTKHGLTGKIVESLGTHGKMKCIFSNVLKQHDKVFIFLYKRIYPIWFPLSWGGEQDLGPDNQPLELKEKKKRHALML; translated from the coding sequence atgaaacaTAAATCAcatttaaaacaaaaaaataaacaatttaaaaagataaaaaatcagaagaagaagaagaagagtataaaaaatatccaaaaaaaaaaaaataaaaatgatattaacgaaaaatatagtaatatattacaaaggAAGGTTCAATCATATTATAGCAAAAGTGatcaattaaaaaatgagagAGAAGAAAAAGCTAAACATATACCTTTTTATAATTGCTtgaatatatgtttattagtGTTCCATGAAGATGTTGATATACTTTCGTTTAAGAaggaatttataaaatatttatgtgaaGAAAATGACGAACATATtgatatagataatataaaattatatgatatatacaCTGTACAttcaaatgataaaaaaaaaaagaaaagaaaatcatTTGTAGTTTATGATATACCAAGAGATATATATGGAATTATTGATGGAACCAAATGTGCTGATGTtgtattatgtttatttaaagATGGAAGTATTGAAAATTCTTGTTTTGATGAATTAggttataaattattatctgTATTAAAAATACAAGGGGTTCCATCTATTATTGGTATAGGTTACAATACAAATATGAGCAATAAGGGTTCTCACAAATTTGTTATGAGATATTTTAATTCTGAATTTACAATGGAcgacaaaatattttttattagtgaaaataaaaattccgattttcaaaaattatataatgaaataacaaatatgaaaattaaaaatgtttCTTATAGAGAAGGTAGAGGTTATATGATGGCAGATTCTTGTGCATATAATTCTGAAAAtgattgtatatatataaaaggttTTATAAAAGGAGTGGGttttaattatcataatcCTATACATATAACTGATGTAGGGGATTATTATAtcgataatatttatttaatagatatcttaaaagaaaaaagatttTTTGACGAACAAAATTTAAgatattcctttttattaaatccAAATAATCAACAAACAAGTGAAAATGAATTTAtacttaattttttatccaacaataaaaaattacCTAATGatcatacaaaatataattattatgatattaaACATAAGCCAATTAAAAGTATATttaatgaagaagatgataTGAAATGTATACGACCGTATGTTGTAGaagacaataataatatatatatgaataatttaatGACCCTTAAAAATAAGGATATACCTGAATTTACTGCTTCAAATTTCTTTTCTTACGATAACTACaacataaatgaaaataataatagtattacTAAGACAATGAATGATAGTACAACTACAACtaataatagtaacaataataataataataatggtgataatataaatgaaagtTATACAGtttataaatacaatatGAAGAATATTATGCAAGACTATACAAATGATCCTCATGGTAATAATCAACagtataatgaagaaaacaCTAACCCAAACAttagtaatataaataatatgtggACTTATATATCTAACGAAAAACATGAAGCAAACGATGATTTTATTTGCTCATATGACAAATATGGTGGAATGAACGACGACAACAGCagcaacaacaataataataataataatatgtttaataataataataataacattattaataattttaacatAAGTAATGAAAcgcaaaataaaaaattttcaacGAACCATCTTGAGTATGGAAATAATGatttatacaaaaattatgatgaggatgaagaaaataatgatgatatatctGATGATATAACTGATAATATAACCGTAAATGAGACGGATAATAAAAGCGAagattataatgatgatagcTGTATTGAAAAAGATTCGAATAATtctgataatatatatatatgtaaaaatattagtGCAAGAGAacgttttaaaaaatatcgaAGTTTACAAAGTTTTAGAACTTCATATGTAGATGTTTATGAAGATTTGCCACTAGAATATTCACgtatatatgattatgaaAGTTCTGAAAActtaattaaatattccaGAAAAAAATTTGTACAAAATTGTAAAATAGTAAATGGAGAATTTACATTAACTGATACTTAttgtatatttgttattaaaaatgatggaaaattattaaataaacttAACAACAAAAGAAATGATATACCAGTTATTGTATCAAGTTTATTACCATTTGAAAGAAAAGTTACAGTTTTAAATATGGAAGTAAATAGAACTATATTTTATTCAGATAAGGTTGAATCAAAGGATATTTTTGAAATTATTTGTGGTTTTAGACATTTTATCGGATGTCCTGTATTTAGTGAACAAATAATTAAAGGACCACAATCGAAaggaaaatatgaaaaacatTTAAAACATGGGAAAAAATATGTTGCCTCTATATTTGGTTTTACCACAGTAACAGCAGCTCcagtattttttattaaaaaaaaaatgtaccaACAAATGGAACAATTACAAAACTATGctaatggtaataataataataataataataataataataataatagtaataattattgtaataattCATTGAATAGTTTAGATTTTCAACAAACCTTAGGATATTCCTTAGATACTTCTAacgatataaataattcccTTACGAGTGGTAGAactgaatatatatatgattgtaTAACAAATGAACACAATAATTTTTCCAACCCCCAAGCTAATGTTGCATCTGTAATAGTTGCGCATGGTAAAGTTGTAAGTTGTGATtgtaaaagaattataatgAAGAGAATATCCCTTTGTgggaaaatatttaaaattcataaaaaaaaagctgTCATTagaaatatgttttataatcCCAAAGATATCAATTATTTTAAACCAGTTGAATTACATACCAAACATGGATTAACTGGAAAAATAGTTGAATCATTAGGAACTCATGGAAAAATGAAATGTATATTTAGTAATGTTCTTAAACAACATGATAAAGTTTtcatattcttatataagaGAATATATCCTATATGGTTCCCTTTATCATGGGGTGGAGAACAAGATCTTGGACCAGATAACCAGCCATTAGAgttaaaagagaaaaaaaaaagacatgCCCTCATGTTATAA